A window from Humidesulfovibrio mexicanus encodes these proteins:
- a CDS encoding AMP-binding protein — protein MTVKRFDKIRPGRYRDFMSQYRLDVPEKYNFAYDFLDVRAAEGPDDLALIHVDNDHARRELSFGYFRRQSMKLASALAAKGVKKGDRVMLILYRRLEYWVTMLALSRIGALPIPSPSLLTAHDIEFRVNFAKVSCVICEDSLTARVEAAAHKCPTLKLLVDIPSGTGHAKAPAGWEDFDALLESGAEDFPRTAETPGGDDPMCIFFSSGTTGMPKMVLHAHTYPLGHVTTGVYWHDLEPGDIHLTVSDTGWGKSVWGKFYGQWIAGGVIFVWDFRGKFEPAELLRVMAEHKITTFCAPPTIYRFLVREDLKAFDLSNLRHCTTAGELLNDSVFHAWQKTLGLPIFEGYGQTETAMQVGTLPFMQPKPGSIGKPMPGWDIVLLNDDDQPCPPGEEGEICIRLKDGQTTKGVPGLFCGYLDEPERTAKVVRGGFYHTGDKAWVDEDGYFWFLGRTDDLIKSSGYRIGPFEVESALVSHAAVVEAAVTGVPDPVRGMAVKATVVLAAGFTPGDELTKELQDHVKAVTAPYKYPRIIEYVGELPKTISGKIKRAEIRARDQERMDV, from the coding sequence ATGACAGTGAAACGCTTCGACAAGATCCGCCCCGGCCGCTACCGCGACTTCATGAGCCAGTACCGGCTCGACGTGCCGGAAAAATACAACTTCGCCTACGATTTCCTTGATGTCCGCGCCGCGGAAGGCCCCGACGACCTCGCCCTCATCCATGTGGACAACGACCACGCGCGCCGCGAGCTCTCCTTCGGCTATTTTCGCCGCCAGTCCATGAAGCTCGCCAGCGCGCTGGCGGCCAAGGGCGTCAAGAAGGGCGACCGCGTCATGCTCATTCTTTACCGCCGCCTGGAATACTGGGTCACCATGCTGGCGCTCTCGCGCATCGGCGCGCTGCCCATTCCCTCGCCCTCGCTGTTGACCGCGCACGACATCGAGTTCCGCGTGAACTTCGCCAAGGTGTCCTGCGTCATCTGCGAGGACTCGCTCACCGCACGGGTGGAGGCCGCGGCGCACAAGTGCCCCACGCTGAAGCTGCTCGTCGACATCCCCTCCGGCACGGGACACGCCAAGGCCCCGGCCGGATGGGAGGACTTCGACGCCCTGCTGGAATCCGGCGCGGAGGATTTTCCCCGCACGGCGGAGACCCCCGGCGGCGACGACCCCATGTGCATCTTCTTCTCCAGCGGCACCACGGGGATGCCCAAGATGGTGCTGCACGCCCACACCTACCCCCTGGGCCATGTGACCACCGGCGTCTACTGGCACGACCTGGAGCCCGGCGACATCCACCTCACCGTGTCGGACACGGGCTGGGGCAAGAGCGTGTGGGGCAAGTTCTACGGCCAGTGGATCGCCGGGGGCGTCATCTTCGTGTGGGACTTCCGGGGCAAGTTCGAACCGGCGGAATTGCTGCGCGTCATGGCGGAGCACAAGATCACCACCTTTTGCGCCCCGCCCACCATCTACCGCTTCCTGGTGCGCGAGGACTTGAAAGCCTTCGACCTCTCCAACCTGCGGCACTGCACCACGGCGGGCGAGCTGCTGAACGACTCCGTGTTCCACGCCTGGCAGAAAACGCTCGGTCTGCCCATTTTCGAAGGCTACGGCCAGACGGAAACCGCCATGCAGGTGGGCACGCTGCCCTTCATGCAGCCCAAGCCCGGCTCCATCGGCAAGCCCATGCCCGGCTGGGACATCGTGCTTCTGAACGATGACGACCAGCCCTGCCCGCCGGGCGAGGAAGGGGAGATCTGCATCCGCCTGAAGGACGGCCAGACCACCAAGGGCGTGCCCGGCCTGTTCTGCGGCTACCTGGACGAGCCCGAGCGCACGGCCAAGGTGGTGCGCGGCGGGTTCTACCACACCGGAGACAAAGCCTGGGTGGACGAGGACGGCTACTTCTGGTTCCTGGGCCGCACCGACGACCTCATCAAGAGTTCGGGCTACCGCATCGGGCCTTTTGAGGTGGAAAGCGCGCTGGTGTCGCACGCGGCCGTGGTGGAGGCCGCCGTCACCGGCGTGCCCGACCCCGTGCGCGGCATGGCGGTCAAGGCCACGGTGGTGCTGGCCGCGGGCTTCACCCCGGGCGACGAACTGACCAAGGAGTTGCAGGACCACGTCAAGGCCGTGACCGCGCCGTACAAGTACCCGCGCATCATCGAGTACGTGGGCGAACTGCCCAAGACCATCAGCGGCAAGATCAAGCGCGCCGAGATCCGCGCTCGCGACCAGGAGCGCATGGACGTGTAG
- a CDS encoding bacteriohemerythrin codes for MHTDSATGIQVRLMASTAALALGGAASFAYGLSTDSSVLVHSLLFCLTALAAAYLAWTVLAGLMRPLLALRRYADEIAEGRQTSCPDGPMPEEMAGLRNALRRVVQHLDEAAAAAREKEAEADRRSAEMERTLAETRTAEASVRQLLEDMNAASRKAGDAATRIFSAVRELNDNMEQVGRDVVVQRERVESTTLAMDQMNEAILEIARNTGSAAESAERSKGNAQAGASGVREAVGSIARVKQRILALKETMTSLGAQAEGIGQVLGVISDIADQTNLLALNAAIEAARAGDAGRGFAVVADEVRKLAEKTQTATKQVGDSLRSIQDRARENVVAVDEAAGDIVESSRLAEDSGRAMEEIVSIVQQTALEVASIATASEEQSATSEEINRSVAEVNQVARQTAQSVEHSTRVVVEISSLVEDLDSVIQAMASGKLAGVASSDQLMTWTDDLSVGIRLIDEQHKVLLGLINELHAAMRARKSDAVLVGVVERLKDYTVKHFGQEEEYFDRYGYPETKAHKEIHAKLVQQVLDFEAGLKSGKAKVTMDIMRFLKDWLVKHIMGTDKKYTEFLRSKGLR; via the coding sequence ATGCACACTGATTCCGCCACCGGCATTCAGGTCCGCCTCATGGCCTCCACGGCGGCCCTGGCCCTCGGAGGCGCCGCGTCCTTCGCCTACGGGCTGTCCACGGACTCCTCCGTTCTGGTCCACAGCCTGCTCTTCTGCCTTACGGCCCTTGCGGCCGCATACCTGGCGTGGACCGTGCTCGCAGGGCTCATGCGGCCCCTGCTCGCCCTTCGCCGCTATGCGGACGAAATCGCTGAAGGCCGCCAGACTTCCTGCCCGGACGGCCCCATGCCTGAAGAAATGGCCGGACTGCGCAACGCCCTGCGCCGCGTGGTGCAGCACCTGGACGAAGCCGCGGCAGCCGCCCGCGAAAAAGAGGCCGAGGCGGACCGGCGTTCCGCCGAGATGGAGCGCACCCTGGCCGAAACCCGCACGGCAGAGGCCAGCGTGCGCCAGCTGCTGGAGGACATGAACGCCGCCTCGCGCAAGGCCGGTGACGCAGCCACGCGCATTTTTTCCGCCGTACGCGAGCTGAACGACAACATGGAGCAGGTGGGCCGAGACGTGGTGGTCCAGCGCGAGCGGGTGGAATCCACCACGCTGGCCATGGACCAGATGAACGAGGCCATTCTTGAAATCGCCCGCAACACCGGCAGCGCGGCCGAAAGCGCAGAGCGCTCCAAGGGCAACGCCCAGGCCGGGGCCAGCGGCGTGCGCGAGGCCGTGGGCAGCATCGCCCGCGTGAAGCAACGCATCCTGGCCCTGAAGGAGACCATGACCTCCCTTGGCGCGCAGGCCGAAGGCATCGGCCAGGTGCTGGGGGTCATCTCCGACATCGCCGACCAGACCAACCTGCTGGCGCTCAATGCCGCCATCGAGGCCGCGCGCGCGGGCGACGCCGGTCGCGGCTTCGCCGTGGTGGCCGACGAAGTGCGCAAACTGGCCGAAAAGACGCAAACCGCCACCAAGCAGGTGGGCGACTCCCTGCGCTCCATCCAGGACCGCGCGCGGGAGAACGTTGTGGCCGTGGACGAGGCTGCGGGCGACATCGTGGAGAGCTCGCGTCTGGCGGAGGATTCCGGCCGGGCCATGGAGGAGATCGTCAGCATCGTGCAGCAGACCGCCCTGGAGGTGGCCTCCATTGCCACCGCCAGCGAGGAGCAGTCCGCCACCAGCGAGGAGATCAACCGCTCCGTGGCCGAGGTGAACCAGGTGGCCCGGCAGACGGCCCAGAGCGTGGAGCACTCCACCCGCGTGGTGGTGGAAATCTCCAGCCTGGTGGAGGATCTGGACTCCGTCATCCAGGCCATGGCCAGCGGCAAGCTCGCCGGGGTGGCCTCAAGCGACCAGCTCATGACCTGGACCGACGACCTTTCCGTGGGCATCCGCCTCATCGACGAACAGCACAAGGTGCTGCTTGGGCTCATCAATGAGCTGCACGCGGCCATGCGCGCCCGCAAGTCCGACGCGGTGCTCGTGGGCGTGGTGGAGCGCCTCAAGGACTACACGGTGAAGCACTTCGGCCAGGAGGAGGAGTACTTCGACCGTTACGGCTACCCGGAGACCAAGGCCCACAAGGAGATCCACGCCAAACTCGTGCAGCAGGTGCTGGACTTCGAGGCCGGGCTCAAGAGCGGCAAGGCCAAGGTCACCATGGACATCATGCGCTTCCTCAAGGACTGGCTGGTGAAGCACATCATGGGCACGGACAAGAAGTACACCGAGTTCCTGCGTTCCAAGGGCCTGCGCTAG
- a CDS encoding type IV pilus twitching motility protein PilT, with the protein MAQINAFFSMLHEYGGSDLHLASGSQPLLRLRGQLTRIKYKALEHEELKAMLYEITPEPKIKQFEETGDVDFAHELPGVARYRVNYFMQHRGISAVFREIPQTILTVEQLGLPDRLRDLAMLNKGLVLVTGPTGSGKSTTLAAIIDHANKNRRDHILTIEDPIEFVHQPQGCLINQREVGRDTHSFKAALRGALREDPDIILVGEMRDLETIRLALEAAETGHLVFSTLHTQSAHKTIDRIIEVFPEDSQAQVRASLAESLRAVVSQTLFRRVDKPGRVAAQEILIGIPSVRNMIREAKTHQLPSVLQTGREAGMQTLDDEICRLLETRVIAPEDALAQAQNKEKVQAAIEKLGGAA; encoded by the coding sequence GTGGCGCAAATAAACGCCTTCTTCAGCATGTTGCACGAGTACGGCGGCAGCGACCTGCACCTGGCCAGCGGCTCCCAGCCGCTCTTGCGCCTGCGCGGCCAGCTCACCCGGATCAAGTACAAGGCCCTGGAGCACGAGGAGCTCAAGGCCATGCTGTACGAGATCACGCCCGAGCCCAAGATCAAGCAGTTCGAGGAGACCGGCGACGTGGACTTCGCCCACGAGCTGCCCGGCGTGGCCCGCTACCGCGTGAACTACTTCATGCAGCACCGGGGCATCTCCGCCGTGTTCCGCGAAATACCGCAGACCATCCTCACGGTGGAGCAGCTGGGCCTGCCCGACCGGCTGCGCGACCTGGCCATGCTGAACAAGGGCCTGGTGCTGGTCACCGGCCCCACCGGCAGCGGCAAGAGCACCACCCTGGCCGCCATCATCGACCACGCCAACAAGAACCGGCGCGACCACATCCTCACCATCGAGGACCCCATCGAGTTCGTGCACCAGCCGCAAGGCTGCCTGATAAACCAGCGCGAGGTGGGCCGCGACACGCACAGCTTCAAGGCCGCCCTGCGCGGGGCCCTGCGCGAGGACCCGGACATCATCCTGGTGGGCGAAATGCGCGACCTGGAGACCATCCGCCTGGCGCTGGAGGCCGCGGAGACCGGGCACCTGGTCTTCAGCACCCTGCACACGCAAAGCGCCCACAAGACCATCGACCGCATCATCGAGGTGTTCCCCGAGGACTCCCAGGCGCAGGTGCGCGCCAGCCTGGCGGAATCGCTGCGCGCGGTGGTCTCCCAAACCCTGTTCCGCCGCGTGGACAAGCCCGGCCGCGTGGCCGCCCAGGAGATCCTGATCGGCATTCCCAGCGTGCGCAACATGATCCGCGAGGCCAAGACCCACCAGCTGCCCAGCGTGCTGCAAACCGGGCGCGAGGCCGGAATGCAGACCCTGGACGACGAGATCTGCCGCCTGCTGGAGACGCGCGTCATCGCGCCGGAGGACGCCCTGGCCCAGGCCCAGAACAAGGAGAAGGTCCAGGCCGCGATAGAAAAGCTGGGAGGCGCGGCATGA
- a CDS encoding AMP-binding protein produces the protein MVRENPTREATLGQLLDETVAKWPNHDAVVYVDRDLRLSWRQFSDLVDEVAMGLMALGVKKGEKVGIWANNVPYWVVLMFATAKIGAVLLTVNTHYRKAEIEYLLKQSDCENLVLIDGFRDTDYVGTMYELAPELKTMERGRLKCERFPHLKRVIFLGAEKHRGMYSMHEVQAMSVMTGPEEYEARQKSLSPHDVVNMQYTSGTTGFPKGVQLTHYNIGNNGYWIGANQHFSEKDRLCLTVPLFHCFGCVLGVMACINHGVAMVLLENFDPVMAMTSIEEEKCTAVYGVPTMFISMLEHKLFKRFDFGSLRTGIMAGSPCPIEFMKRAMNEMNMREITICYGLTEGSPVMTQTRIGDSIRQMTETVGRAMPAIEVMIKDPETGQESPRNVVGEICCRGYNVMKGYYNNPEATAKAIDMDGWLHSGDLGVMDEDGYVTVTGRLKDMIIRGGENVYPREIEEYLYRMEGLLDVQVVGVPSRKFGEEVGAFVILKPDVRMEPEDVQDFCRGQIARYKIPKYIAFVEAYPMTASGKIQKYKLREQAAKMFPEAMQEPPKV, from the coding sequence ATGGTGCGCGAGAATCCCACCCGCGAGGCGACCCTGGGGCAACTGCTCGACGAGACCGTCGCCAAGTGGCCCAACCACGACGCCGTGGTCTACGTGGACCGCGATCTGCGGCTTTCCTGGCGGCAATTCTCCGATCTGGTGGACGAGGTGGCCATGGGTCTCATGGCCCTTGGCGTCAAGAAGGGTGAGAAGGTCGGCATTTGGGCCAACAACGTGCCCTACTGGGTGGTGCTCATGTTCGCCACGGCCAAGATCGGCGCCGTGCTCCTGACCGTGAACACCCACTACCGCAAGGCCGAGATCGAGTACCTGCTCAAGCAGAGCGACTGCGAGAACCTGGTGCTCATCGACGGCTTCCGCGACACGGACTACGTGGGCACCATGTATGAGCTGGCCCCGGAGCTCAAGACCATGGAGCGCGGCCGCCTCAAGTGCGAGCGCTTTCCGCACCTGAAGCGCGTCATCTTCCTTGGGGCCGAGAAGCACCGCGGCATGTACTCCATGCACGAGGTGCAGGCCATGAGCGTCATGACCGGCCCGGAGGAGTACGAGGCGCGGCAGAAGAGCCTTTCCCCGCACGACGTGGTGAACATGCAGTACACCAGCGGCACCACGGGCTTTCCCAAGGGCGTGCAGCTTACCCATTACAACATCGGCAACAACGGCTACTGGATCGGCGCGAACCAGCATTTTTCCGAGAAGGACCGGCTCTGCCTCACCGTGCCGCTGTTCCACTGCTTCGGCTGCGTGCTGGGCGTCATGGCCTGCATCAACCACGGCGTCGCCATGGTTTTGCTGGAGAACTTCGATCCGGTCATGGCCATGACGAGCATCGAGGAAGAGAAGTGCACCGCCGTGTACGGCGTGCCCACCATGTTCATCTCCATGCTGGAGCACAAGCTCTTCAAGCGCTTCGACTTCGGTTCGTTGCGCACCGGCATCATGGCCGGGTCGCCCTGCCCCATAGAGTTCATGAAGCGCGCCATGAACGAGATGAACATGCGCGAGATCACCATCTGCTACGGCCTGACCGAGGGCAGCCCGGTGATGACCCAGACCCGCATCGGCGACTCCATCCGCCAGATGACCGAGACGGTGGGCCGCGCCATGCCCGCCATCGAGGTCATGATAAAAGACCCGGAGACCGGCCAGGAGTCCCCGCGCAACGTCGTGGGCGAGATCTGCTGCCGGGGTTACAACGTCATGAAGGGCTACTACAACAATCCCGAGGCCACGGCCAAGGCCATCGACATGGACGGTTGGCTGCACTCCGGCGACCTGGGCGTCATGGACGAGGACGGCTACGTCACCGTCACCGGGCGGCTCAAGGACATGATCATCCGCGGCGGCGAGAACGTGTACCCGCGCGAGATCGAGGAGTACCTCTACCGCATGGAGGGCCTCCTGGACGTGCAGGTGGTGGGCGTGCCCAGCCGCAAGTTCGGCGAGGAAGTGGGCGCCTTCGTCATCCTCAAGCCGGATGTGCGCATGGAGCCGGAGGATGTGCAGGACTTTTGCCGGGGACAGATCGCCCGGTACAAGATTCCCAAGTACATCGCCTTTGTGGAGGCCTATCCCATGACCGCCAGCGGCAAGATCCAGAAGTACAAGCTGCGCGAACAGGCGGCCAAGATGTTCCCCGAGGCCATGCAGGAGCCCCCGAAGGTCTAA
- a CDS encoding universal stress protein, with protein MNKHLLVTISEDSSAQRGLRFVCAFFKQKDDVRLTLFNTAPAPPAVWGEEASYESLRQNEADAEAIIRSGKRAMSQAREIFVTGGFNPAQVDDKIVARNFSRIGDIIKEGESGLYDAVVFGRRAMLKLENFLDKSASEEMLEARFAFPLWLCRDVDYTRHGVLLCVDDSEAFRRMADHVGFILRGETAHPVTLLRVVKKAEADARPEGLFGDAIGLLEENGFPSRLIRTRLVVADDVPEAIMRESDEGRYAAVAVGRTGMRKGPLARLFATSVTHALFRKLTGAALWVSR; from the coding sequence ATGAACAAGCATCTGCTCGTCACCATCTCCGAAGACTCCAGCGCCCAGCGCGGCCTGCGCTTCGTGTGCGCCTTTTTCAAGCAAAAGGACGATGTCCGCCTGACCCTGTTCAACACCGCTCCCGCGCCTCCGGCCGTCTGGGGCGAGGAGGCCAGCTACGAGAGCCTGCGCCAGAACGAGGCCGACGCCGAGGCCATAATCCGCTCCGGCAAACGCGCCATGTCTCAGGCCAGGGAGATTTTCGTCACCGGCGGCTTCAACCCCGCCCAGGTGGATGACAAGATCGTGGCGCGCAACTTCTCCCGCATCGGCGACATCATCAAAGAAGGCGAAAGCGGCCTGTACGATGCCGTTGTCTTTGGCCGACGCGCCATGCTCAAGCTGGAGAACTTTCTGGACAAGAGCGCCAGCGAGGAGATGCTGGAGGCCAGGTTCGCCTTTCCCCTGTGGCTGTGCCGCGACGTGGACTACACGCGCCACGGGGTGCTTCTGTGCGTGGACGACTCCGAGGCCTTCCGCCGCATGGCCGACCATGTGGGCTTCATCCTGCGCGGGGAAACCGCGCACCCGGTGACCTTGCTGCGGGTGGTCAAGAAGGCAGAGGCCGACGCCCGGCCCGAAGGGCTCTTCGGCGACGCCATAGGCCTGCTGGAGGAAAACGGCTTTCCCTCGCGGCTCATCCGCACCCGGCTCGTTGTCGCGGACGACGTGCCCGAGGCCATCATGCGCGAGAGCGACGAGGGGAGATACGCCGCCGTGGCCGTGGGCCGCACAGGGATGCGCAAGGGGCCGCTGGCGCGGCTCTTCGCCACCTCGGTCACCCACGCCCTGTTCCGCAAGCTCACCGGCGCGGCCCTCTGGGTAAGCAGGTAG
- a CDS encoding type IV pilus twitching motility protein PilT, which yields MSGMTRQQFDGLMTQVLDQHPEVADIIITTGKAIQAEVHGELKDAVTAPDLGRLSPLLTKAMALALMGENARLQKALASKGSCDLSYALPGKGRFRVNIFSQRGSLALVMRRLPSRIPSMEELGLPGAFRDMAVEKNGLILVTGGTGSGKSNSLAALIDRINETRAGHIVTLEDPVEFTHPHKKGTVNQRELGIDFDTFASGLRAAFRQGPKVILVGEIRDPETMEIALQAAGTGHLVLSTLHTTDAGATVNRILGLFSPSEERLVRMRLAESLRYVVSQRLLPREGGGRVAAFEVMKNTLRIKELILQGESGDKTFYGVLEQGAAFGMQTFDQHFLTLYEAGLVTEETALLSASDRSRLGQMIDTLKARRGDQSTSLVLEGLEEEPGAK from the coding sequence ATGAGCGGCATGACCCGGCAGCAGTTCGACGGCCTCATGACCCAAGTGCTGGACCAGCACCCGGAGGTGGCCGACATCATCATCACCACGGGCAAGGCCATCCAGGCCGAGGTCCACGGCGAGCTCAAGGACGCCGTCACCGCGCCGGACCTGGGCAGGCTCTCCCCGCTCTTGACCAAGGCCATGGCCCTGGCCCTCATGGGCGAGAACGCGCGCCTGCAAAAGGCCCTGGCCTCCAAGGGCTCCTGCGACCTCTCCTACGCCCTGCCGGGCAAGGGCCGCTTCCGCGTGAACATCTTCAGCCAGCGCGGCAGTCTGGCCCTGGTCATGCGGCGGCTGCCCTCGCGCATTCCCAGCATGGAAGAACTGGGCCTGCCGGGGGCCTTCCGGGACATGGCCGTGGAGAAGAACGGCCTCATTCTCGTCACCGGCGGCACGGGCTCGGGCAAGTCCAACTCGCTGGCCGCGCTCATCGACCGCATCAACGAAACCCGCGCCGGGCACATCGTCACCCTGGAAGACCCGGTGGAGTTCACCCATCCGCATAAAAAAGGCACGGTGAACCAGCGCGAGCTGGGCATCGACTTCGACACCTTCGCCTCCGGCCTGCGCGCGGCCTTCCGGCAAGGGCCCAAGGTCATTCTGGTGGGCGAAATACGCGACCCCGAGACCATGGAAATTGCGCTGCAAGCGGCGGGCACCGGGCATTTGGTGCTCTCCACCCTGCACACCACGGACGCAGGCGCCACGGTGAACCGCATCCTGGGGCTCTTTTCGCCCTCCGAGGAGCGCCTGGTCCGGATGCGCCTGGCCGAGAGCCTGCGCTATGTGGTGTCGCAACGGCTTTTGCCCCGCGAGGGCGGCGGGCGCGTGGCCGCCTTCGAGGTGATGAAGAACACCCTGCGCATCAAGGAGCTCATCCTGCAGGGAGAGAGCGGCGACAAGACCTTCTACGGCGTGCTGGAACAGGGGGCCGCCTTCGGGATGCAGACCTTCGACCAGCATTTCCTGACGCTCTACGAGGCCGGGCTCGTCACCGAGGAGACGGCGCTTCTGTCCGCCAGCGACCGCTCGCGCCTGGGGCAGATGATCGACACCCTCAAAGCCCGGCGCGGCGACCAGTCCACCAGCCTGGTGCTGGAGGGCCTGGAGGAGGAGCCCGGCGCCAAGTAG
- a CDS encoding helix-turn-helix domain-containing protein, whose amino-acid sequence MDKRVGERIRAFREKQNLTLADLAGRTGLDESFLSAVETEDLYPSLGPLLKIARALGVRLGTFLDDHVSRDPLIVRLGERKEEFSMHQDGGTPASHTYFSLGKGKTDRHMEPFFIIMNPEPAKEKTLSSHEGEEFIVVVSGEITLTYGRETTVLGPGDSIYYNSVVPHDLSATGDGPASIYAVLYFPE is encoded by the coding sequence ATGGACAAGAGAGTGGGTGAGCGCATACGCGCGTTCCGTGAGAAGCAGAATTTGACCCTGGCCGACCTGGCCGGGCGCACCGGTCTGGACGAGAGTTTTCTCTCCGCAGTGGAGACCGAGGACCTGTACCCCTCCCTGGGGCCGTTGCTCAAGATCGCCCGCGCCCTGGGCGTGCGGCTGGGCACCTTCCTGGACGACCACGTGAGCCGCGACCCGCTCATTGTGCGTCTGGGCGAGCGCAAGGAAGAGTTCAGTATGCACCAGGACGGGGGCACCCCCGCCAGCCATACCTATTTCTCCCTGGGCAAGGGCAAGACCGACCGCCACATGGAGCCCTTCTTCATCATCATGAATCCGGAGCCGGCCAAGGAAAAGACGCTTTCGTCCCACGAGGGCGAGGAGTTCATCGTGGTGGTCTCCGGCGAGATCACCCTCACCTACGGCCGGGAGACCACCGTGCTCGGCCCCGGCGACAGCATCTACTACAACTCCGTGGTGCCGCACGACCTTTCCGCCACGGGCGACGGGCCGGCCAGCATCTACGCCGTGCTCTACTTCCCGGAGTAG
- a CDS encoding helix-turn-helix domain-containing protein: protein MEQAHKDIAPRLRGLRDALDMSVEDLAAKTGVTPEQAALYEAGETEIPVGFLMKVAQACHVDLTVLISGVEPHLKGYSLVRHGEGLSVERRKDYDYKSLAYRFSGRKMEPFLITVPPKKPEDMNLVVHSGQEFIHVLEGRLELRLGEDVLALDPGDSLYFDSQTPHALRGLDDKQAVFLDVIL from the coding sequence ATGGAACAGGCACACAAGGACATCGCCCCGCGCTTGCGCGGCCTGCGCGACGCCCTGGACATGAGCGTTGAGGACCTGGCCGCCAAGACCGGCGTGACGCCGGAGCAGGCGGCCCTGTACGAGGCGGGCGAGACCGAGATCCCCGTGGGCTTTCTGATGAAGGTGGCGCAGGCCTGCCACGTGGACCTGACCGTGCTGATCAGCGGCGTGGAGCCGCACCTCAAGGGCTACTCCCTGGTGCGCCATGGCGAGGGTCTCTCCGTGGAGCGCCGCAAGGATTATGACTACAAGTCCCTGGCCTACCGCTTCTCCGGCCGCAAGATGGAGCCGTTTCTCATCACCGTGCCGCCCAAGAAGCCGGAGGACATGAACCTGGTGGTCCACTCCGGGCAGGAGTTCATCCACGTGCTGGAAGGCCGCCTGGAGCTGCGCCTGGGCGAGGACGTGTTGGCCCTGGATCCCGGCGACAGCCTCTACTTCGACTCGCAGACCCCACATGCCCTGCGCGGCCTGGACGACAAGCAGGCCGTGTTCCTCGACGTCATCCTCTGA